From the Anopheles merus strain MAF chromosome 2L, AmerM5.1, whole genome shotgun sequence genome, the window TCAGCACCAGCTCCGACTCGTAGCCTTCCATCAGCACCTCGGTGCGGTTGACCAGCCCATCCAACGCCCCGGTGACGTTGGCGAGACGTTTGACAAGCAGCGCGCTCGCATTGCGTGCCACCAGCTGCATCTCCTGCAGATCGTCCAGAAAGAAGAGCTTCAACTTTCTTGCCGTCCCGAGCACGGTCGCATTGAAATTGTTGCGCATCGTACGGGCGGTGGTGTGCAGGCGTTGCTGTACTCCCGCGTAGACACTCCCGTTGACGGCGGCCAGCGTGCGGTTCAGGTCGCTCCACAGTCCACCCGTCACCGCGGCTAGCCGGCCGATGAAACCATCCATCATGCGGATGCGATTGACAACGGCGTTGATTTGTGGTACCGTGGCCTGCCCAATGTTGACGTAGTCGAGCAGTATGCCGTTCAGCCTGCGTATGGCGGCGCGCGGATACCGTCCATCCACCTGTGCCTGGGTCGGTCGGGACAGCTCCTGCTCCTGCATGGCAACGATTGCCGGCTCGATCTCGTCCAGCGCACCGGTCAGGTTGGCCACATTACGCACCAGTTGGTCCAGCACGGTGCTAACGTTGTGCACACCGCCCgtaccgagcagcagcaccgtccCGTTGAGGGCCGACTGGTGCAGCTCGTGCAGCGCGATcgtaccattgatgctgcggCGAATGCCGTCGAACACGGTCGTAATGTTGCCGGTGGAGAGGCGGGCCGCATTCGACAGGCCCTGGAAGATGGGACTGCCCGACTCGACCAGACTGTCCAGCACGACCCGCAGGCCCGTCGCCAGCCGGTAGAGCGTCGGGGTTTGCAGCCCGTACAGCGACTCGGTGATCGATTGGAATCGGTCGAGCAGGTTCAGGACGCGGGCCGTGTTTTGCACCACATTACCGGACGAGTCGAGGCTACCGCTGGCGACGCCGGTCATGCGTGCCGGTACCGCAAAGTCGGGCAAGGGGCTGGTTGCACTGGGACGGGTAGCGAcggccaccaccagcacagTGAGCAGGGCGAACCGATACTTCATGCTGTCTTGCACCGGGGCGTGGGGAGGTTCGATTGGATTGGAAGTTTATTTTCCAGCAGGAAGTCTGTTAGtggacactcacacactcgcCGGCTAAACAACTGCATACACTGGATAGTGGGTAGGGTTGGGTTTATATACGGAAAAGTTGTTGATTGGATCGCTGTGCGATGGGTTAGTAGTTAATAATTCATCACTGCTCGTCGCAGGCAGCCCATCTGTACTAATATTTCGCAACAAAATTGATTATTATCACCGGAAGCAAGTGAAACGGGCACACGAATGTAACAAGTTGTATCTCTTTATTTACAGATGATGAAATACACGATGGAGAGTGAGGGCGAAGCCGAGACGTTGCTATACAGCGGTTCAGTTAAGGTAAGTGAAATTTCATTCCACTTTATGCTATTTTTtgtcaaatagaagaagaattttgcaaaccaacaagccttctaaatgtttaaaaaaaggaaaagtaaTACTACTTTAAATCATTAAgttaataaaacaattgaTAAAAAACCTGTTCCATGTATCATTAAAATTCTCCCTCACAAGAAACTAGCAACCAAGCTCTATTCCTATTCATCCAATACTCTCTTCAATACACTCCAAAAGCCCATCGGAAGCGATTTGAAACCATCTGTCTcgatctctcgctctctatctGCCAAAGCAATTAGCATTGTGCCTTTGTTTGACTGTTTGGTATGCAAACGCAAAAGCTACCGGCTTTCTCGAAACTCAACCCATTGCGCGCGAGCAGCACAAGCAACGCAAATACGACACTACAGCAAACACACTTTCATTTCCATTGCTTCCCAAATCTATCAGATGTATAATGCAAGCCAGCCCCGTTACGTCAAAC encodes:
- the LOC121594435 gene encoding uncharacterized protein LOC121594435; this translates as MKYRFALLTVLVVAVATRPSATSPLPDFAVPARMTGVASGSLDSSGNVVQNTARVLNLLDRFQSITESLYGLQTPTLYRLATGLRVVLDSLVESGSPIFQGLSNAARLSTGNITTVFDGIRRSINGTIALHELHQSALNGTVLLLGTGGVHNVSTVLDQLVRNVANLTGALDEIEPAIVAMQEQELSRPTQAQVDGRYPRAAIRRLNGILLDYVNIGQATVPQINAVVNRIRMMDGFIGRLAAVTGGLWSDLNRTLAAVNGSVYAGVQQRLHTTARTMRNNFNATVLGTARKLKLFFLDDLQEMQLVARNASALLVKRLANVTGALDGLVNRTEVLMEGYESELVLNRTIAAVTDLAWRLALSVTSSVPGADICYARYNYEFDKIPRLIYGSLVACGQREARTLQSVGGGLSGALSLTQTQLDAETSNYEQCLGGLVPGSSDVLKRQRIVCLRGAERFSGVLGDAVVAAQLSAFQALLQKEMSYSAERHHQCVRTSGHLMVAEVKRLWSSIANCLS